In one window of Spiroplasma corruscae DNA:
- a CDS encoding FMN-dependent NADH-azoreductase, whose amino-acid sequence MKNKVLVINGTVSPIEKSYSIELTNQFVDEYKKLNKEDEIIYLDLNKEEMAQKTLTRENMSNYFNENDAIKYINQLKEVNKVIISSPMNNFNVSALIKNYLDHVLLADHSFSYKYAKKDGSVGLLDHLKVQILTTQGAPLGWYPFGDHTAFLKGTFEFVGAKVNEPILFAGTKVDPISKMNPKEAISTINDTIKNVVAKF is encoded by the coding sequence ATGAAAAATAAAGTATTAGTAATTAATGGTACAGTTAGTCCTATTGAAAAATCATATTCAATAGAACTAACAAATCAATTTGTAGACGAATACAAAAAATTAAATAAAGAAGATGAAATTATATATCTTGATTTAAACAAAGAAGAAATGGCACAAAAGACTTTGACAAGAGAAAATATGTCAAATTATTTTAATGAAAATGATGCAATTAAATATATTAATCAATTAAAAGAAGTTAATAAAGTTATAATTTCAAGTCCAATGAATAACTTTAATGTTAGTGCACTGATAAAAAATTACTTGGATCACGTATTGTTAGCTGACCATAGTTTTTCATATAAGTATGCAAAAAAAGATGGTTCTGTAGGACTATTAGATCATTTAAAAGTTCAGATTTTAACAACCCAAGGAGCACCATTAGGTTGATATCCATTTGGTGATCATACAGCATTTTTAAAAGGAACATTTGAATTTGTAGGTGCAAAAGTTAATGAGCCAATTTTATTTGCAGGAACAAAAGTAGACCCAATCTCAAAAATGAACCCAAAAGAAGCAATTAGTACAATCAATGATACAATTAAAAATGTTGTTGCTAAATTTTAA
- a CDS encoding endo-beta-N-acetylglucosaminidase has translation MKKLMSLLLVPILSSIFLSQSVSCSVIGNLNKYNYLGSLKNFDWSDKDYGDGIEYNTYSDDYKLNNDEIKSSDIGSVTANNSNNYLDFENFNTGFQWKQNIQKQAVTGVPLNKGFMPNGNFASDFGVTSPAQSYRRLNSILNWNPDVDNDAKFNKSEKSLKKSDFTGAKNVKSQDERLNYNYLGFSSRKHRTYDNTVVGTKNPYENTNLNWQYNNEFINWSGSWFEGPIIPPPSDVIELAHNNGSKIFGNIFLDGYHGLTKEMLSDFLKKDSNGEFLIVNKLIEIANYVGFDGWFINNEANGVNPNGSVLDFNDMTTIIKSFNEKTLKSNNEQIKNLRLIYYRNDANLGYSGTQYYDNETTSVASQSVYKYGNLTKTTEIQVNFGEIPDNSEHFLNEFKDFNGSDIYGLIDGSSNYFINGVYDYKDMAYKKNYNSTSNEDKYNKNVYSSIGTYFDAGTDQSADAAFKLVTRKLSKPREFIFKSQVQHLFNDIVYSGTNLFLSDNDNGLSASNLSKITKNIDYKTEIVKADPRIHFDKEYTPDNTIINELYNYNSGDNPTGYNNFSYGIGDLIHEKTTLIDENIDNSILKTNFSTGSGIKFVDNNQIDNYPWTNRRLGDVLPTYKWRIFDSTEISKPLNISEFSGGYDYDEPYKKGNSIVIGSGFDESGKIVDSKSWDINKTYGWDIMGSKIMNNKKTISFVYKDNANKSPDVSLRLSFADSKGNLLKDQIKSIDVSNVVDMNNGWKEISYDLSGETLNSNRVLSMIGLNIKPNSDTFKFNVGEMVIKDNNYQDNFKKAIISNPNVEYLVYREFEKNILNNIRISFESSNIDSVDYFEFYVYDGKNWYRDGETTQLNYYLKDLKSFNNTLSVSIKPVYKNRNIEGNAYKFDINL, from the coding sequence ATGAAAAAATTAATGAGTTTATTACTAGTTCCGATATTATCAAGTATATTTCTAAGCCAAAGTGTCTCTTGCTCGGTTATTGGTAATTTAAATAAATATAATTATTTAGGTAGTTTAAAAAATTTTGATTGAAGTGATAAAGATTATGGTGATGGAATTGAATATAATACATATTCTGATGATTATAAATTAAATAATGATGAAATTAAGTCAAGTGATATAGGATCTGTTACAGCAAATAATAGTAATAATTATCTAGATTTCGAAAATTTTAATACAGGTTTTCAATGAAAACAAAACATTCAAAAACAAGCAGTTACAGGAGTTCCGCTTAATAAAGGATTTATGCCAAATGGAAATTTTGCATCTGATTTTGGTGTAACTTCACCCGCACAATCATATAGAAGATTAAATTCGATTCTAAATTGGAATCCAGATGTGGATAATGATGCAAAATTTAATAAATCAGAAAAAAGTTTAAAAAAATCTGATTTTACAGGGGCTAAAAACGTGAAGTCTCAAGATGAAAGATTAAATTATAATTATCTAGGTTTTTCTTCAAGAAAACATAGAACTTATGATAACACAGTTGTTGGTACTAAGAATCCTTATGAAAATACAAACCTAAATTGACAATACAATAATGAGTTTATAAATTGATCAGGATCTTGATTTGAGGGACCAATTATCCCACCACCTTCTGATGTGATAGAGTTAGCTCATAATAATGGTTCAAAAATTTTTGGAAATATATTTTTAGATGGTTATCATGGATTGACTAAAGAAATGCTAAGTGATTTTTTAAAAAAAGATAGTAATGGGGAATTTTTAATTGTTAATAAGTTAATAGAAATTGCAAATTATGTTGGTTTTGATGGTTGATTTATAAACAATGAAGCAAATGGTGTAAATCCTAATGGTTCAGTTCTTGATTTTAATGATATGACTACTATTATTAAATCATTTAATGAAAAAACGTTGAAATCTAATAATGAACAAATAAAAAATTTAAGATTAATTTATTATAGAAATGATGCAAATTTAGGGTATTCAGGAACACAATATTATGATAATGAAACAACATCCGTTGCTTCTCAGAGTGTCTATAAATATGGTAACCTTACTAAGACAACTGAAATTCAAGTTAACTTTGGGGAAATTCCTGATAATTCTGAACATTTTTTGAATGAATTTAAAGATTTTAATGGTTCTGATATTTATGGTTTGATTGATGGAAGTTCAAATTATTTTATAAATGGTGTATATGATTATAAAGATATGGCTTACAAAAAAAATTATAATTCAACATCAAACGAGGACAAATATAACAAGAATGTTTATAGTAGTATTGGAACTTATTTCGATGCGGGGACTGATCAATCTGCTGATGCCGCATTTAAACTTGTGACCAGAAAATTATCTAAACCAAGAGAATTTATTTTCAAAAGTCAAGTTCAGCATTTATTTAACGACATTGTATATAGTGGAACAAATTTATTTTTAAGCGATAATGATAATGGCCTATCAGCAAGTAATTTATCTAAAATTACAAAAAATATTGATTATAAAACTGAAATTGTTAAAGCTGATCCTAGAATCCATTTTGATAAAGAGTATACTCCTGATAATACAATAATAAATGAACTTTATAACTATAATTCTGGTGATAACCCGACCGGTTATAACAACTTTAGTTATGGAATAGGTGATTTAATCCATGAGAAAACAACATTAATAGATGAGAATATTGATAATTCAATATTAAAAACTAATTTTTCAACTGGTAGTGGTATTAAGTTTGTGGATAACAATCAAATAGATAATTATCCTTGAACTAATAGAAGATTAGGGGATGTTCTACCAACCTATAAATGGCGTATTTTTGATAGCACTGAAATTTCAAAACCACTTAATATTTCAGAATTTTCAGGAGGGTATGATTATGATGAACCATACAAAAAAGGGAATTCAATTGTAATAGGGTCTGGTTTTGATGAATCAGGTAAAATTGTAGATTCTAAAAGTTGAGATATTAATAAAACTTATGGTTGAGATATAATGGGTTCTAAAATAATGAATAATAAAAAGACTATATCTTTTGTATATAAGGATAATGCGAATAAATCTCCAGACGTATCACTGAGATTATCATTTGCAGATTCAAAAGGAAATCTATTAAAAGATCAAATAAAGTCTATTGATGTTTCGAATGTAGTTGATATGAATAATGGTTGAAAAGAAATATCATATGATCTAAGTGGTGAAACATTAAATTCAAATAGGGTCTTATCAATGATAGGTTTGAATATTAAGCCAAATTCAGATACATTTAAATTTAATGTTGGTGAGATGGTAATAAAGGATAATAATTATCAAGATAATTTTAAAAAAGCGATTATATCAAATCCTAATGTAGAGTATCTAGTCTATCGAGAGTTTGAAAAAAATATATTAAATAATATAAGAATAAGTTTTGAATCAAGCAATATTGATAGTGTTGATTATTTTGAGTTTTATGTATATGATGGTAAAAATTGATATAGAGATGGAGAAACTACACAATTAAATTATTATTTAAAAGATCTAAAAAGTTTTAATAATACCTTATCAGTATCAATAAAGCCAGTATATAAAAACAGAAACATAGAAGGGAACGCTTATAAATTTGACATAAATTTATAA
- a CDS encoding ATP-binding cassette domain-containing protein has protein sequence MILVEKVNKYFGKKQVLKDISLKIEDSEAVAFLGSNGSGKTTLVEIIAKLLEPTSGKVKFLDSNNIIVDKTVGMQFQDGSWPQGTKIIDLVKFYKSKSYLQSDEFKELSNSFNLESLMKKNIDSLSGGERQRANCFLSIINNPQVLILDELITGLDLEMQIKLVNYFKKYKQKNKVSLLIISHNPEEVEELCDRIIILKNGEVFEDCKIDKVLEEYGSIRKRLLKYFEV, from the coding sequence ATGATACTAGTTGAAAAAGTTAATAAATATTTCGGAAAAAAACAGGTTTTAAAAGATATTAGTTTGAAAATAGAAGATTCTGAAGCAGTTGCGTTTCTTGGTTCCAATGGATCTGGAAAAACAACATTGGTTGAAATAATAGCCAAGTTACTTGAACCAACATCTGGAAAGGTAAAGTTTTTGGATTCAAATAATATTATAGTTGATAAAACTGTAGGTATGCAGTTTCAAGATGGAAGTTGGCCACAAGGAACAAAGATAATAGACCTAGTGAAGTTTTATAAAAGTAAGTCATATCTACAATCAGATGAATTTAAGGAGTTATCTAATTCGTTTAATTTAGAAAGTCTAATGAAAAAGAATATTGACTCTTTATCAGGGGGCGAAAGACAAAGAGCAAATTGTTTTTTATCAATTATAAATAATCCTCAGGTTTTAATATTGGATGAATTAATAACTGGACTTGATTTAGAAATGCAAATAAAGCTTGTTAATTACTTTAAAAAGTATAAGCAAAAAAATAAAGTATCCTTACTTATTATCTCTCATAACCCTGAAGAAGTTGAAGAATTGTGTGATAGAATAATTATTTTAAAAAATGGTGAAGTTTTTGAAGATTGTAAAATTGATAAAGTTTTAGAAGAATATGGTTCTATTAGAAAAAGGTTGTTAAAATATTTTGAAGTTTAA
- the udk gene encoding uridine kinase gives MEKVTIISIAGGSASGKTTFAQTLSDKIFENHSVSHLSMDNYYKDFSNLSFEERQSLNFDHPNSLDIDLICQHLDDLKNFKSIKVPIYNFTTHSQSGEYKIIEPSEVIILDGILALQIEEVRKRSNIKIFIRTDDDIRFIRRLLRDVGDRGRKLEDVVHQYLTTVRPMYKFFVEPSIEHADIIVPYYEGNTIAMDLVAAKINTLLSKNIKTS, from the coding sequence GTGGAAAAAGTAACTATTATATCAATTGCTGGTGGTAGTGCTAGTGGTAAAACAACATTTGCTCAAACATTAAGTGATAAAATTTTTGAAAATCACTCTGTATCACATCTGTCAATGGATAACTATTATAAAGATTTTAGTAATCTTAGTTTTGAGGAAAGACAAAGCTTAAATTTTGATCACCCTAATTCTTTAGATATAGACTTGATTTGCCAACATTTAGATGATTTAAAAAATTTTAAATCAATAAAAGTACCAATTTATAATTTCACAACTCATAGTCAATCAGGGGAGTATAAAATAATTGAACCATCAGAAGTAATTATTTTAGATGGTATATTGGCGCTTCAAATTGAAGAAGTAAGAAAAAGAAGTAATATAAAAATTTTTATTAGAACTGATGATGATATTAGATTCATAAGAAGGTTATTAAGAGATGTTGGTGATAGAGGACGTAAATTAGAGGATGTTGTTCATCAATATTTAACAACAGTTAGACCAATGTATAAATTCTTTGTTGAACCGTCAATTGAGCATGCTGATATAATTGTTCCTTATTATGAAGGTAACACCATAGCAATGGATTTAGTTGCTGCAAAAATTAATACATTATTATCTAAAAACATTAAAACTAGTTAA
- the parE gene encoding DNA topoisomerase IV subunit B, translating into MSNENNLNYTEDSIQVLEGLDAVRKRPGMYIGSTDVRGLHHLVWEIVDNSIDESLAGACTEINVSIEKDGSITVKDNGRGVPIGKYKGSKKSTPEIIFSVLHAGGKFGGDGYKTSGGLHGVGSSVVNALSSKFKVTIYRDNKISTIKFANGGKLTQPLKETGSTKQTGTIVNFLPDETIFSSTKFSFSTISERLRESALLNSGLKITLKDNRSDKYVEYLFENGLIEFVNELKGTQKALTAPIIIKGNNSNIDVEIAMLYTDEFSETVLGFANNVKTSEGGTHVIGFRSGLVKVLNEYGKNQGILKERDKKLDASDIKEGLIAVVTVKIPEDLIQYEGQTKGKLGTAEAKTVCEKITETSVNFWLQENKTLAISLIEKALLARRAKEEARKARQAVRDQKNKSKSRTMLGKLTPAQGKDKELNELFLVEGDSAGGSAKSGRDRKFQAILPLKGKVINAEKTKLIDLLKNEEIVTIMNAIGAGVGSEFDVNDINYGKIIIMTDADTDGAHIQTLLLTFFYRYMKDLIINKKVYIALPPLFKVTSSNKKDFKYLWTEDELVSHMKKSKTKCEIQRYKGLGEMNATQLWETTMDPDERKLILVKIDDGLAAENSFRTLMGDNSDKRKEWIEENVKFTLEENIEFL; encoded by the coding sequence ATGTCAAATGAAAATAATTTAAATTATACCGAAGATAGTATTCAGGTTTTAGAAGGTTTAGATGCGGTCAGAAAAAGGCCGGGTATGTACATCGGTTCTACCGATGTACGTGGACTTCATCACTTGGTATGAGAAATAGTAGATAATTCAATTGACGAATCTTTAGCAGGGGCTTGTACTGAGATTAATGTATCAATTGAAAAAGATGGTTCAATTACTGTAAAAGATAATGGTAGAGGAGTTCCTATAGGTAAATATAAGGGATCAAAAAAATCAACACCTGAAATAATATTTTCTGTTTTACACGCAGGTGGTAAGTTTGGTGGAGATGGATATAAAACATCTGGTGGATTACATGGTGTTGGTTCATCTGTTGTTAATGCTCTTTCAAGTAAATTTAAAGTTACAATTTATAGAGATAATAAGATTTCAACTATTAAGTTTGCTAATGGTGGAAAATTAACTCAACCACTAAAAGAAACAGGGTCAACAAAACAAACTGGAACAATAGTTAACTTTTTACCTGACGAAACAATCTTTTCATCAACAAAGTTCTCTTTTTCAACTATTTCAGAACGTTTAAGAGAGTCAGCATTATTAAACTCAGGTCTTAAAATTACATTAAAAGATAATAGAAGTGATAAATATGTTGAGTATCTGTTTGAAAATGGTTTAATAGAATTTGTTAATGAACTTAAAGGAACACAAAAAGCATTAACTGCACCCATTATTATAAAAGGTAACAATTCTAATATTGATGTTGAAATTGCGATGTTATATACAGATGAGTTCTCAGAAACTGTTTTAGGTTTTGCAAATAATGTTAAAACTAGTGAAGGTGGAACTCATGTTATTGGTTTCAGATCTGGGTTAGTTAAGGTATTAAATGAATATGGTAAAAACCAAGGAATATTAAAAGAAAGAGACAAAAAACTTGATGCATCTGATATAAAAGAAGGTTTAATAGCTGTTGTAACTGTAAAAATACCTGAAGACTTAATTCAATATGAAGGACAGACAAAAGGTAAATTAGGTACAGCAGAAGCTAAAACTGTTTGTGAAAAAATAACTGAAACTAGTGTAAATTTTTGATTACAAGAAAATAAAACATTAGCAATTTCATTAATTGAAAAAGCATTATTAGCAAGAAGAGCAAAAGAAGAGGCAAGAAAAGCAAGACAAGCAGTTAGAGATCAAAAAAATAAATCAAAATCAAGAACAATGCTTGGTAAATTAACACCTGCACAAGGTAAAGATAAAGAGCTTAATGAATTATTCCTAGTAGAGGGTGACTCAGCGGGTGGTAGCGCTAAATCAGGAAGAGATAGAAAATTCCAAGCAATATTACCATTGAAGGGTAAGGTTATTAATGCAGAAAAAACAAAGTTAATTGACCTACTAAAAAATGAAGAGATAGTCACAATTATGAATGCAATAGGTGCTGGTGTTGGTAGTGAATTTGATGTTAATGATATCAATTATGGTAAAATTATTATAATGACTGACGCAGATACAGATGGTGCGCATATACAAACATTATTGCTTACATTTTTCTATAGATATATGAAAGATTTAATAATTAATAAGAAAGTATACATCGCCTTACCACCTTTATTTAAAGTTACCAGTTCTAACAAAAAAGACTTCAAATATCTTTGAACTGAGGATGAATTAGTTTCACATATGAAAAAATCTAAAACTAAATGTGAAATTCAAAGATACAAAGGTCTTGGTGAAATGAATGCAACTCAATTATGAGAAACTACAATGGACCCAGATGAAAGAAAATTAATCCTTGTAAAAATTGATGATGGTTTAGCAGCTGAAAATTCATTTAGAACATTAATGGGTGACAACTCAGATAAAAGAAAAGAATGAATTGAAGAAAATGTTAAATTTACATTAGAAGAAAACATAGAGTTCTTATAG
- a CDS encoding GMP reductase, whose protein sequence is MYVIDYEDVQLIPNFCKVKSRSECDTSVELGGFKFKLPVVPANMASVINEDLAEILAKENYFYVMHRFNVDAVKFVQRMKSQKLFTSISVGVKDDDYRLIDELASKDLIPDFITIDIAHGHSVQVKNMIFHIKDKTKGKSFIIAGNVATPQAVRDLEYWGADATKVGVGPGKVCITKLKTGFGTGGWQLGAIKWCSKAAQKPIIADGGLRVNGDVAKSIRFGAKMCMIGSLFAAHEESPGKTVEVNGELYKEYYGSASEYNKGEKRYVEGKKEIIKIRGKILNTYKEMCEDLQSSISYAGGTKLEDIKNVDYVVLKTGNFS, encoded by the coding sequence ATGTACGTAATAGATTATGAAGATGTTCAATTAATACCTAACTTTTGTAAGGTAAAATCAAGAAGTGAATGTGATACTTCTGTAGAACTTGGTGGATTCAAATTCAAGTTACCAGTAGTTCCCGCTAATATGGCATCAGTAATTAATGAAGATTTAGCTGAAATATTAGCTAAAGAGAATTACTTTTATGTAATGCATCGTTTTAATGTTGATGCAGTTAAATTTGTACAAAGAATGAAAAGTCAAAAATTATTTACATCAATAAGCGTTGGAGTAAAAGATGACGATTATAGATTAATTGATGAACTTGCATCAAAAGATTTGATACCAGACTTTATTACAATTGATATTGCTCATGGGCACTCAGTTCAAGTTAAAAACATGATATTTCACATAAAAGATAAAACAAAAGGTAAGAGTTTTATAATAGCTGGTAACGTCGCAACACCTCAAGCAGTAAGAGATCTAGAATACTGAGGAGCTGATGCAACTAAAGTTGGTGTTGGTCCTGGTAAAGTTTGTATAACAAAATTAAAAACAGGATTTGGTACTGGTGGTTGACAACTTGGAGCTATTAAATGATGTAGTAAAGCTGCTCAGAAACCAATAATTGCTGACGGTGGTTTAAGAGTTAATGGAGATGTTGCTAAATCAATTAGATTCGGTGCAAAAATGTGTATGATTGGTAGTTTGTTCGCCGCTCATGAAGAATCACCTGGTAAAACAGTTGAAGTCAATGGTGAATTGTACAAAGAATATTATGGTAGTGCTAGCGAATACAATAAAGGCGAAAAAAGATATGTTGAAGGTAAAAAAGAAATTATAAAAATTAGGGGAAAAATTCTTAATACTTATAAAGAAATGTGCGAAGATTTACAATCATCTATCTCATATGCTGGTGGAACAAAATTAGAAGATATAAAAAATGTTGATTATGTAGTATTAAAAACAGGTAACTTTAGTTAG